From a region of the Podospora pseudopauciseta strain CBS 411.78 chromosome 7 map unlocalized CBS411.78m_7, whole genome shotgun sequence genome:
- the TYR1_1 gene encoding prephenate dehydrogenase (NADP(+)) (BUSCO:EOG09262CBI; COG:E; EggNog:ENOG503NVI5), producing MISSSFHVPIQNFGRIWLANRWVLFLLFLFRVMACDREEKFEELAKEFADNTNIQILRNGHLVSRASNYIIYSVEAAAIGRVVEQFGPSTRLGAIVGGQTSCKDPEIKAFESYLPSDVDIVSCHSLHGPNVDPRGQPLVLIKHRASDESFQKVESVLSCLNSTHVYLTAKEHDRITADTQAVTHAAFLSMGKAWHANRQFPWEEGSRYIGGIENVKINLMLRIYAQKWHVYAGLAILNPEAHKQIGQFARSSTELFYLMLEGRSDELRERVYKAKEKVFGAEGSPKWAERPLLKEELLDRFSLNKPSGERGGGRGLPNNHLSLLAMVDCWSALGIVPYDHMICSTPLFRLWLGVAEHLFRTPGLLDECLRVGIEDKSFRRDDLQFAIAAAGWAECVSLRQFDTWRERFAVTQKFFEPRFKGAVEVGQAMIKAVLESEKE from the exons ATG ATTTCTTCCAGTTTCCACGTTCCAATTCAGAATTTTGGTCGGATATGGTTGGCTAATCGTTgggttctttttcttttgtttctttttaGAGTCATGGCCTGCGATAGAGAAGAAAAATTTGAAGAGCTTGCCAAGGAATTTGCAGACAAT ACCAATATTCAAATTCTCCGCAACGGCCACCTTGTTTCGCGAGCGAGCAATTATATCATCTACAGCGTCGAGGCGGCCGCCATTGGTCGTGTAGTCGAACAGTTCGGCCCAT CAACCCGTCTAGGCGCCATAGTCGGAGGCCAAACCTCCTGCAAAGACCCTGAGATCAAAGCCTTTGAGTCCTACCTCCCATCCGACGTCGACATCGTTTCTTGCCATTCCCTCCACGGCCCCAACGTCGACCCCCGGGGGCAACCTTTAGTCCTGATCAAACACCGCGCCTCTGACGAATCTTTCCAGAAAGTCGAATCTGTCTTGTCATGCCTCAACTCTACACACGTCTACCTCACAGCCAAAGAGCACGACCGCATCACGGCCGACACCCAAGCCGTCACCCACgccgccttcctctccatgGGCAAAGCCTGGCACGCCAACCGCCAGTTCCCCTGGGAGGAAGGATCTCGCTACATCGGCGGGATCGAAAACGTGAAAATCAACCTCATGCTGAGGATCTACGCCCAAAAGTGGCACGTCTACGCCGGCTTGGCGATCCTCAACCCAGAGGCGCACAAGCAGATTGGGCAGTTTGCCCGGTCGAGTACTGAGTTGTTTTACCTCATGCTTGAGGGCAGATCCGATGAGTTGCGTGAGAGGGTGTACAAAGCCAAAGAAAAAGTCTTTGGCGCCGAGGGGAGCCCCAAGTGGGCGGAGAGGCCGCTGCTAAAGGAGGAGCTTCTTGATCGGTTTTCACTTAATAAACCCtctggggaaaggggaggggggagggggctgccGAATAATCACCTTAGTCTGCTGGCCATGGTCGACTGCTGGTCTGCGCTGGGGATCGTGCCCTACGACCACATGATTTGCTCGACCCCTCTCTTTCGGCTTTGGTTGGGCGTGGCGGAACATCTGTTCAGGACCCCAGGGTTGCTGGATGAGTGTTTGCGGGTGGGGATTGAAGACAAGAGCTTCAGGAGGGACGATTTGCAGTTTGCGATTGCCGCGGCCGGTTGGGCAGAGTGTGTCAGTCTGAGGCAGTTTGACacttggagggagaggttcGCCGTGACGCAAAAGTTCTTTGAGCCGAGATTCAAGGGGGCCGTGGAGGTGGGGCAGGCCATGATTAAGGCTGTGTTGGAGAGCGAGAAGGAGTAG
- the TYR1_2 gene encoding prephenate dehydrogenase (NADP(+)) (COG:E; EggNog:ENOG503NVI5) yields the protein MATASEFAWSKDFTIGLIGMGDMGRM from the exons ATGGCGACGGCATCCGAGTTCGCGTGGTCGAAAGACTTCACCATCGGCCTCATTGGCATGGGCGACATGGGCAGGAT GTAA
- the ATS1 gene encoding alpha tubulin suppressor (EggNog:ENOG503NUPQ; COG:D; COG:Z), which translates to MTRPWLSGLSFPRHHHLHSPCQPTTSLKMTTLLSFGSNGSGQLGLSHQEDVSSPSLVFTPYPSSTLPSSVAQIAAGGNHTLLLLTNNQVLYSGDSHNNNKITPTFTPPPLPTPPPTPIRSISATWSASHIATPSQIWAHGHGTKGELALGSGITSATSFQPIPNFPPSNTTIVSISASMSHAVAVLNNGQVYGWGAGRKGQLGPEPSPTVSSPRLVSCPFPVVKALCGKEFTLLLGPPQTGEFLVLGSDKFGIKSNAPSDLKGWKDAGASWGSVILLKEDGSLISWGRDDHQQLAPSDIGPVEKIAVGSEHALALTRDGKVLAWGWGEHGNCGSLEENNRERANVIQIPDEYNLEDQEVTALGAGCATSWIAFEKRR; encoded by the coding sequence ATGACAAGACCTTGGTTATCAGGGTTAAGCTTCCCGAGACATCACCACTTACACTCACCCTgtcaaccaacaacctcactcAAAATGACCACCCTCCTATCATTCGGCTCCAACGGCTCAGGCCAACTGGGCCTCTCCCATCAAGAAGacgtctcctccccctccctcgtcttCACCCCTtacccctcctcaaccctccCCAGCTCAGTCGCCCAAATAGCCGCAGGAGGGaaccacaccctcctcctcctcaccaacaaccaagtCCTCTACTCAGGCGACtctcacaacaacaacaaaatcaccccaaccttcacccctccaccccttccaacacctcccccaaccccaataAGATCCATCTCAGCAACCTGGTCCGCCTCCCACATagccaccccctcccagatATGGGCCCACGGCCACGGAACAAAAGGTGAACTTGCCCTCGGCTCCGGCATCACCTCGGCCACCTCCTTccaacccatccccaacTTTCCACCCTCAAACACAACAATCGTCTCTATATCGGCCAGCATGTCCCACGCCGTTGCTGTCCTGAACAACGGCCAAGTCTACGGTTGGGGCGCAGGTCGTAAAGGCCAGCTAGGTCCTGAACCATCACCCACGGTGTCTTCACCAAGGTTAGTATCCTGTCCTTTCCCTGTGGTGAAAGCCCTTTGCGGGAAGGaattcaccctcctccttggccctCCCCAAACAGGAGAGTTTCTGGTATTAGGGTCAGATAAATTCGGGATTAAATCCAACGCCCCCTCAGATCTAAAAGGTTGGAAGGACGCTGGTGCTAGCTGGGGGAGCGTCATCCTGCTAAAAGAGGACGGATCCCTCATCAGCTGGGGAAGGGATGACCACCAGCAACTTGCCCCATCGGACATTGGGCCAGTGGAAAAGATTGCTGTTGGGAGTGAGCATGCCCTGGCATTGACAAGAGACGGCAAAGTCCTGGCTTGGGGCTGGGGAGAACATGGCAACTGTGGATCACTTGAGGAGAACAACAGGGAGAGGGCGAATGTCATTCAAATCCCGGATGAATACAACTTGGAGGATCAGGAGGTTACAGCTCTAGGGGCAGGGTGCGCCACGAGTTGGATTGCCTTTGAGAAAAGGAGGTAA
- a CDS encoding uncharacterized protein (COG:D; COG:L; EggNog:ENOG503NXMJ): MVVLNFTLSEDGVAVLHDALACMFKFSDEVCLEARKEKLMLTTLNISKSAYVCYSFAATRFFSGYKFEGSPQYREKFSCQLYIKSLLAIFRTRQGGGETAYGRDASIERCDVAIDDGVGKKSRLVARVSFRNGITASHILPYEVKAPTHAKFNKQEARNQWAISSKTLRQLMDHFGPGIELLDINTDEDSNLVNFTCFTEKVQKRGGANSETVLKKPLHTNIAVEMDEFDNVQVEDKLHIIISVKDFRAILQHAQITSGELATSYSNPGRPMKLYYAADGILCEFILMTVGEKDAREPRQKTARPNASAKTPRPELDAASHRASSMSNSACQQALPDPTPQTVAQPPQQPQNPTSSRPRPPPAFHLRPPQQPPPGTAQSEDSLFMGPAPHELDDDRQWEPINPDEDEEEEENARLEWNSTSDPNISTLRISSYLQKSSTSTEDTPSDRLVSGLDPTQRLSQVRRFGLFTD, encoded by the exons atggtggtgctCAACTTCACTCTGAGTGAAGATGGCGTGGCCGTGCTCCACGATGCATTGGCATGTATGTTCAAGTTCAGTGACGAGGTCTGTCTCGAGGCCAGGAAGGAAAAG CTTATGTTAACAACACTGAACATCTCCAAATCGGCTTATGTTTGCTATTCCTTCGCCGCAACCCGCTTCTTCTCCGGGTACAAATTCGAGGGAAGCCCCCAGTACCGCGAGAAGTTCTCATGCCAGCTCTACATCAAGTCCCTACTCGCCATCTTTAGAACGCGGCAGGGTGGCGGCGAGACTGCCTACGGGAGAGACGCCTCCATTGAACGCTGCGACGTAGCCATTGACGATGGCGTTGGCAAGAAAAGCCGTCTTGTTGCTAGGGTTTCTTTTAGGAACGGGATCACTGCCTCGCATATTCTCCCATACGAAGTCAAAGCACCCACCCACGCAAAGTTCAACAAGCAAGAGGCACGAAACCAATGGGCCATCTCTTCCAAAACACTTCGCCAGCTCATGGACCATTTCGGACCAGGTATtgagctcctcgacatcaacacaGATGAGGACAGCAACCTCGTCAACTTTACATGCTTCACCGAAAAGGTCCAGAAACGGGGCGGCGCTAACAGCGAGACCGTCCTCAAAAAGCCCCTTCACACCAACATCGCGGTCGAGATGGACGAGTTCGACAATGTCCAGGTCGAGGACAAACTCCACATCATTATCAGCGTCAAGGACTTTCGCGCCATCCTCCAGCATGCTCAGATTACCAGCGGAGAGCTAGCCACAAGCTACAGCAACCCAGGCCGTCCCATGAAGTTATACTACGCAGCTGATGGCATCCTGTGCGAGTTTATCTTGATGACTGTTGGCGAGAAAGATGCCAGAGAACCAAGGCAAAAGACCGCCCGGCCAAATGCCTCTGCAAAGACTCCCAGGCCAGAGCTTGACGCGGCATCACACAGAGCTAGTTCAATGTCCAATAGTGCCTGCCAGCAAGCTCTGCCAGATCCAACCCCGCAAACCGTGGCCCAACCGCCACAACAGCCACAAAATCCAACATCGTCGAGGCCTCGCCCTCCACCGGCATTTCACCTCCGCCCGCCACAGCAGCCACCCCCGGGGACGGCACAGTCGGAGGACTCCCTGTTCATGGGACCGGCGCCCCATGAGCTGGACGATGACCGGCAGTGGGAGCCTATCAATcctgacgaggacgaggaagaggaggagaatgccAGGTTGGAGTGGAACTCTACCAGTGATCCG AATATATCCACTCTGCGTATTAGTAGTTACCTGCAGaaatcctccaccagcacagAAGACACTCCATCTGATCGTTTGGTGTCAGGACTCGATCCAACCCAGCGCCTTTCACAG GTCCGTAGGTTCGGCTTGTTCACCGATTAA
- a CDS encoding uncharacterized protein (COG:S; EggNog:ENOG503NYG0) translates to MASVASAPGTSPLSSDYNLDPEDEQAFWAAVHTTIGDGTSPSPVGAGAGGGNFMTSPASLSNSLGSSWAMLGQTSIGGPVSPINSHEQLSQGQGSSYSGSYVDLGGEFLGAQVGDGLGQMGGMGTVGNMGGGFMFDTDFGLYNSAFSGVIPGLEQMPQQPQQQQHQHQQQSFLGMEGLGEINFDTSAQSGPWEPFNLRAGHTTQTVITTTPELINRPTITTGPPNNNNNLVTSANSSPGIFVIEDPSFDFETVSPSPPSYIEYTPSLSPLASTPPKSPGMVIRWEQGVVVPEQQQPKTAPIPVRKSNKGPSGSAGNSYRVTKRKASPTDSMSSSTLSARLAASQGQLQTAKGKSKSPSPTPSSSGSTSGQAKFLIVTPSTINAHAQSQSTNPNQQSNPFECFEALRPSQRGRKGPLATDTKQSALQVRRKGACFCCHARKVKCDMERPCRNCVKLTHQVPQAVCWQFPDFMPVLFPDFIRRHFRKEEITQFIETNVSSFTLDGVERPCTVELFSGLGLSARLQIKAKFFTPRSLSADVLRHYHLQTGHNTVDLQARGSAPIGLDIKATTGAQREELKRKIKEYIASIVAEPEYASLVTSNLRHTNIPRKILSIIHTYAHKTDSAIVKRALAIYAMHFVLTRHLCLTPNSITSLSPLLPPLDPSNPWVTPRLLNRQLKALIDDILTREMQLLFESFSKSLKPKLRKEWAPCLAAFLVLCLFMESVETAADNFVISDNEISLRNGERPTLKRGFALGVNREIEQLPFRQFGIMFHMVYQTYSREVSQRSFNPLEEGWVDEANKVEDKLLGREEEEMVRGLRRLMSLEDYDAWSELDFLTADPILPNVEEHPYPRDVGFNYTGRLVAKFLLSFQQEKYIIGESP, encoded by the exons ATGGCCTCAGTTGCCTCCGCCCCGGgaacctcccccctctcgtCCGACTACAACCTCGATCCTGAAGACGAACAAGCCTTCTGGGCCGCCGtccacaccaccatcggcGATGGcacatcaccatcgccgGTGGGCGCCGGCGCTGGAGGGGGGAATTTCATGACCAGCCCGGCAAGTCTGAGCAACAGTTTGGGCAGTTCGTGGGCTATGCTGGGGCAGACGAGTATTGGTGGTCCGGTGAGCCCGATCAACAGCCATGAACAGCTCAGTCAGGGGCAGGGGAGTAGTTACTCGGGGAGTTATGTCGACTTGGGTGGCGAGTTTTTGGGCGCGCAGGTcggggatgggttgggacaaatgggggggatggggacggtggggaatatgggagggggttttaTGTTTGATACAG ATTTCGGGTTGTATAACAGCGCCTTTTCGGGAGTTATTCCTGGGTTGGAGCAGATGCCGCAgcaaccgcagcagcagcaacaccaacaccaacaacagagCTTTCTTGGGATGGAAGGGCTGGGAGAGATCAACTTTGACACCTCGGCACAGTCGGGACCTTGGGAGCCGTTTAACTTGAGAGCCGGACATACTACGCAGACGGTGATAACGACAACACCAGAGTTGATCAACAGGCCGACGATTACTACCGGGCCAcctaacaacaacaacaacctggtCACCAGCGCAAACTCCAGCCCAGGGATTTTCGTGATTGAAGATCCGAGTTTTGACTTTGAGACGGTTTCACCTAGCCCGCCGAGTTATATCGAGTATACGCCTAGTTTGAGCCCGCTGGCGAGCACACCGCCGAAGAGCCCCGGGATGGTGATCCGGTGGGAgcagggggttgtggtgccagagcagcagcagccaaagACGGCGCCGATACCAGTGAGGAAGAGTAACAAAGGGCCATCGGGGAGTGCAGGGAATAGTTATCGAGTAACGAAGCGGAAGGCCAGCCCGACGGATTCGATGAGTTCCTCGACGTTGAGTGCACGGCTGGCTGCTTCTCAGGGGCAGCTGCAGACTGCAAAGGGGAAGAGTAAATCACCAAGCCCGACGCCTTCGAGTTCGGGGAGCACTTCAGGACAGGCCAAGTTTTTGATTGTGACGCCGTCGACAATTAATGCGCATGCTCAAAGTCAGTCGACAAATCCAAACCAGCAGAGCAATCCCTTCGAGTGTTTCGAGGCGTTGAGACCTTCACAGCGTGGGAGGAAGGGACCGTTGGCGACGGACACCAAACAATCTGCCCTTCAAGTCCGACGAAAGGGCGCTTGTTTCTGTTGCCATGCCCGAAAGGTCAAATGCGATATGGAACGACCATGCCGCAACTGCGTCAAGCTCACCCATCAGGTCCCCCAAGCTGTCTGCTGGCAGTTCCCCGACTTCATGCCTGTTCTGTTTCCAGATTTCATCCGCCGCCACTTCCGCAAAGAAGAAATCACCCAATTCATCGAAACAAACGTCTCTTCCTTCACCCTCGACGGCGTCGAACGCCCCTGCACAGTCGAGCTCTTCTCcggcctcggcctctccGCCCGCCTCCAGATCAAAGCCAAGTTTTTTACTCCACGATCTCTGTCAGCGGACGTCCTCCGGCACTACCACCTCCAAACAGGCCACAACACCGTCGACCTCCAAGCCCGCGGCTCAGCCCCCATCGGCCTCGACATCAaagccaccaccggcgcccaGAGAGAAGAACTCAAACGCAAGATCAAAGAGTACATCGCCTCCATCGTCGCCGAGCCAGAATACGCCTCCCTGGTCACCTCCAACCTTCGACACACCAACATACCCCGGAAAatcctctccatcatccaCACCTACGCCCACAAAACCGACTCCGCCATCGTCAAGCGAGCGCTGGCGATCTACGCCATGCATTTTGTCCTGACCCGGCACCTCTGCCTCACACCCAACTCCATCACTTCTttatcccccctccttccccccctcgaCCCGTCCAATCCGTGGGTCACACCCCGGTTGCTGAACCGCCAGCTCAAAGCCCTCATCGATGATATCCTGACCAGAGAAATGCAGCTCCTGTTCGAATCATTCTCCAAATCCCTCAAGCCTAAACTCCGCAAGGAATGGGCCCCTTGCCTAGCCGCCTTCTTAGTCCTCTGCCTCTTCATGGAAAGTGTCGAGACGGCAGCAGATAATTTTGTCATTTCTGACAATGAGATCTCTCTACGAAACGGGGAGAGGCCAACGCTGAAGAGGGGTTTCGCGCTGGGGGTGAACAGGGAGATTGAGCAGTTACCTTTCAGGCAGTTTGGCATCATGTTTCACATGGTGTACCAGACTTACTCGAGGGAGGTCAGCCAAAGGAGCTTTAACCCGCtcgaggaggggtgggtggacGAGGCGAACAAGGTGGAGGATAAattgctggggagggaggaggaggagatggtgagggggttgaggaggttgatgagcttGGAGGATTATGATGCTT GGAGCGAACTTGATTTTTTGACGGCTGATCCGATCCTGCCAAATGTGGAGGAACACCCCTATCCAAGGGACGTCGGGTTCAACTACACGGGGAGGCTGGTGGCCAAGTTCTTGTTGAGCTTCCAGCAGGAAAAGTATATCATCGGGGAGAGCCCGTGA
- a CDS encoding uncharacterized protein (EggNog:ENOG503NX5A) has translation MAQPDFAYRSSAAVSNDRWLQSRSPIYSDQYHNGRFETGSNPYLPQSVTYTHGNSSSYHLPANLSLGNVSQVGRAAAESPFAPATAFNPRMTQPPSQYSSPAPPSQVSYKGMNGMNGMSGMNGMNGMNSQPWDHQRQYQGAPPQHQPPPQGPYQGRYSPSGSMDDLMTSPNMSDYSLENSAIGMSQPGNKNKLNGKPRSQRRPSNRDEFDGPHQFLKRPPPEYIAMSERDLPTLPTHLLVQEQDSVLTQVNDRLSQCAYDFVAKYQFPIPLTQDMRPVERPQDREWTEWVYLLKRLATKRRIPARVLYNGQIKQFVTILENSLEMRHAAKHQSRPLKDDRNILQLISAGIQVAKILKDAQAMDYLDRLYVSTEQQIQERAAAAAAGRFR, from the exons ATGGCCCAGCCGGACTTTGCGTACCGTTCCTCGGCCGCGGTATCCAATGACCGATGGCTACAATCGCGCAG CCCGATATACAGTGATCAATATCACAATGGCAGGTTTGAGACGGGGAGCAACCCGTACCTCCCACAGAG CGTGACTTACACACATGGAAACTCTTCTTCATACCACCTCCCAGCCAACCTTTCGCTCGGGAATGTCAGCCAGGTAGGGCGAGCCGCGGCTGAGTCGCCCTTTGCGCCAGCGACAGCCTTCAATCCGCGTATGACCCAACCGCCAAGCCAGTACTCGAGCCCGGCGCCACCATCTCAGGTCTCATACAAGGGCATGAATGGTATGAACGGCATGAGCGGCATGAACGGCATGAACGGTATGAACTCCCAGCCTTGGGATCACCAGAGGCAGTATCAGGGCGCCCCTCCTCAGCATCAGCCCCCACCACAGGGACCATATCAAGGGAGGTACTCGCCCTCGGGCTCCATGGATGATCTCATGACGTCTCCCAACATGTCCGACTACTCCCTGGAGAACTCGGCCATCGGAATGTCCCAGCCAGGGAACAAGAACAAGTTGAACGGAAAGCCACGATCGCAGCGACGTCCGTCGAACCGGGATGAGTTTGATGGGCCGCACCAGTTTCTGAAGAGACCTCCGCCAGAGTACATTGCGATGTCCGAACGAGACCTCCCAACTCTCCCGACCCATCTCCTTGTCCAAGAGCAGGATAGTGTCCTGACTCAGGTCAACGACCGGCTCTCGCAGTGCGCTTATGACTTTGTTGCCAAGTACCAGTTTCCGATCCCACTTACACAGGACATGCGACCCGTCGAGCGCCCGCAGGATCGTGAATGGACTGAGTGGGTGTACCTGCTGAAAAGGCTGGCAACGAAAAGGCGGATCCCCGCCCGGGTGCTGTACAACGGCCAGATCAAGCAGTTTGTGACGATTTTGGAGAACTCGTTGGAGATGCGACATGCGGCAAAGCACCAGTCTCGACCGCTGAAAGACGACCGGAATATTTTGCAGCTCATCTCGGCGGGCATCCAGGTGGCCAAGATCCTCAAGGATGCCCAGGCCATGGACTATTTGGACAGGCTGTATGTATCAACGGAACAGCAGATTCAAGAGCGAGCTGCTGCCGCGGCCGCGGGGAGGTTCCGTTGA
- a CDS encoding uncharacterized protein (EggNog:ENOG503P3AU; COG:S), which translates to MNSTLTICSSDYSYSAQPNMLSSSASGIFSFCQTGPADLSGSAWDTTVEGPQNFPEFTDATDYYAGEAEDSFLPFGQITPKPDQDDFHARWAPSDNKALKAEPMRRGTSRSSTGSLKNRNTKPSATSVKKTRSRVQSILTQTSSQMSKLDMAGAPYSDGPAVAAGRIMDVQQYLAQDLDTLSVSGAGYYPMMGFPDGLTYSNDLAPMAQHVNPQIFDAGLISHSPHSWGSLSPVDSRLSSPGLGDGAEDLWSAVPSASSPGESQSSNSPVLPGQSPRYVATTKAVELGALSHTSDFRMSRKMDGQYVTSDDLHLVPAMGEDAFALPPAFGARRMSGEGESARDHYLYKNAYPHADGLFHCPWEGQPSCNHKPEKLKCNYDKFVDSHLKPYRCKVEGCQNARFSSTACLLRHEREAHAMHGHGEKPYLCTYEGCERSVAGHGFPRQWNLRDHMRRVHNDNGTTAQAASPPASGATTSTRGRKRKSDVQEKPAQEKTSSRKSKSEASKPVEPPINLEITQWWEHQRALQDLVSAGYQPDDIQTFHYIKEAQDHLTAMDRITHNLTAKPEVRRGWRN; encoded by the exons ATGAACAGCACACTAACCATTTGCTCCAGCGACTATAGCTACAGTGCTCAGCCCAACATGCTTTCCTCATCTGCCTCTGgaatcttttctttttgtcaaACAGGACCAGCTGACCTTTCTGGCTCGGCTTGGGACACGACAGTTGAAGGACCACAGAACTTTCCTGAGTTTACGGATGCCACGGATTACTATGCTGGAGAAGCCGAGGACTCTTTCTTGCCATTTGGCCAAATCACCCCAAAACCGGACCAAGATGACTTCCACGCCCGCTGGGCTCCTTCCGACAACAAGGCCCTGAAGGCTGAGCCCATGCGCAGAGGCACCTCGCGCAGCTCCACTGGAAGCCTCAAGAACAGAAACACAAAGCCTTCTGCCACTTCGGTCAAGAAGACTAGGTCAAGAGTACAGTCCATCCTCACACAGACATCATCACAGATGTCCAAGCTTGACATGGCTGGTGCCCCCTACTCGGATGGCCCTGCTGTTGCCGCTGGCCGGATCATGGATGTGCAGCAATACCTTGCTCAGGATCTCGACACTCTTTCCGTCAGCGGTGCTGGCTACTACCCCATGATGGGTTTCCCGGATGGCTTGACCTACAGCAACGACTTGGCCCCCATGGCCCAGCACGTGAACCCCCAAATCTTTGATGCCGGTCTCATCAGTCACTCTCCTCACTCTTGGGGCTCGCTGAGCCCTGTTGACTCCCGCCTGTCTTCCCCTGGTCTCGGCGATGGTGCCGAAGACTTGTGGTCTGCTGTCCCTTCTGCCTCGTCTCCTGGCGAGAGCCAGAGCTCCAACTCGCCTGTTCTGCCTGGCCAGTCACCAAGGTATGTTGCGACTACAAAAGCGGTTGAGCTCGGTGCATTGTCTCACACTAGTGATTTCAGGATGAGCCGGAAAATGGATGGCCAGTATGTGACATCTGACGATCTTCACCTTGTTCCCGCCATGGGTGAGGATGCTTTTGCCCTCCCTCCTGCCTTTGGCGCCCGCCGCATGAGCGGCGAAGGTGAGTCTGCTCGGGACCATTACCTCTACAAGAATGCGTACCCCCACGCGGACGGACTTTTCCACTGCCCCTGGGAGGGCCAGCCGAGCTGCAACCACAAGCCCGAGAAGCTCAAGTGCAACTACGA CAAGTTTGTTGACTCCCACCTCAAGCCCTACCGCTGCAAGGTTGAGGGTTGCCAGAACGCCCGCTTTTCTTCCACTGCTTGCCTCCTCCGACATGAGCGTGAGGCCCACGCGATGCATGGCCATGGTGAGAAACCCTACCTGTGCACCTATGAGGGCTGCGAGCGCTCCGTTGCTGGCCACGGATTCCCCAGACAATGGAACCTCAGGGACCACATGAGGCGCGTCCACAATGACAACGGCACCACCGCTCAGGCTGCTTCCCCTCCCGCCTCTGGCGCCACCACCTCTACCCGTGGCCGCAAGAGAAAGAGCGATGTTCAGGAGAAGCCCGCCCAGGAGAAGACCAGCTCCCGCAAGTCCAAGTCTGAGGCTTCCAAGCCCGTCGAgccccccatcaacctcgagaTCACCCAATGGTGGGAGCACCAGAGAGCTCTCCAGGACCTCGTTTCCGCTGGCTACCAGCCCGACGACATCCAGACCTTCCATTACATCAAGGAGGCTCAGGACCACTTGACCGCCATGGACAGGATCACCCACAACCTCACCGCTAAGCCCGAGGTCCGCCGCGGTTGGAGGAATTGA